The DNA region AATTTGCAAAAATCATTCCGCCTGCTCCCTATCTCTCCTTATTCTCTGTTCCCTACTCTCTCTTCCCGCCGTGTCTCAACCCGAAGCCCTTCGCCATCTCCTGAATGCTGTTGCAAAGGGAAAACTATCTCCCGATGTCGCGCTGGATAAACTGAAGTATTTGACCTATGAACCTGTAGATGACTTTGCCCGGATTGACCATCACCGCACGTTACGTACCGGGTTTCCAGAAGTGATTTGGGGACCGGGGAAAACTCCAGAGCAGATTGCCCGAATCATGGAAGTGATGCGGCGTAATACCCCTGTAGTCATGGCGACGCGCATTGAACCCCAGGTGTATGAGCAGTTGCGAGACATGGTGCCAGGATTACACTACTATGAACTGGCTCGAATTTGTGCCGTGCAGGGACGGAATGAAACTCCCTACCCCTATCCGACCGGAGTAACGAATCCCGGTTTAATTGGCGTGCTGTCAGCAGGAACTGCCGATTTACCAGTTGCAGAAGAAGCCGCCGTCACCGCCGAACTGTGCGGCTTTCAGGTAAAACGACTGTGGGATGTAGGCGTAGCAGGTATTCATCGCCTGTTGAGCCATCGGGAAGCGATCGCTGAAGCCGATGTTTTGATTGTGGCCGCTGGCATGGAAGGCGCGTTACCCAGTGTTGTCGCCGGACTTGCCAACTGTCCCGTAATTGCCGTCCCTACCAGCATCGGCTACGGAGCCAGCTTTAACGGACTGGCGGCTTTGCTGTCCATGCTCAACTCTTGCGCCGCCGGAGTAGGGGTCGTCAACATCGACAATGGTTTTGGCGCGGCCATCCTGGCTGGACAGATTTTGAGAACTGCCAGACGGCTGAGGGAGTAGTTTTAAGTTATGAGTTATAAGTTTTAAGTTCAAAATTCAAAACTTATAACTCATAACTGTTATTCGACCCACCGGACTTCGACAAAATGAGCCGGACGGTCTTGTGGATCGCGCATCGAACTGATGTTGGCGATCGCGAGGTTAAAGGGAATCGCGGTGGTAATGTAACGCTGTGCCCACAGGCCCAATTCTGGAGTGAGATAGGCAGCAGTCAGGGCAGCGGCTCCTATCCCCAGGATTTGCTCGATCGGGCCACGGGGCAGTAAGAAAGCGGCTCCCAGGGTCAGAGAGGTAGTCAAGACCATACCAACTGAAAGGTTCGTGCCACAGCGAGGATGGACAGCCAATTCCCATTCACCGGAGGTCAGCCGTCGTAACGCGGTTTGTACGGCTCGACTCAAATCCTCTGGATCAACCTCTCCATACAGGTAAAATCCCCGTTCTGTAGACATCCCGCCCAGCAATTCATCATCGGCAGGGGTAGAGGTGGTTGCCCCGAACCAGGACATGGGAGAATTGCGAGGCGATCGTGTCAAATTACTCAATACCCAGACTGTTGCGTGTTCCAGGGCATGAACCTGACGCACCATGAGGATTTCCTTTAATCCCGGCACAAAGCCAAACTGGCGAACCAGTTCCCCATCCTGGCTGGAAAAACTCGGCGCAGGCGATCGTGGAAACAGCATATCTAAAATTTCTGTTTCCCAAAACCCTTGATTTGGTTGACTGGAAGCCGAGTACGTCATAATCCCATTGCTCCGATAACAGACGCAACACTTGAATGCTAATCACTCTAGCGTTTGTTAGGGAACCAGCGCGATCGATTGTTGCAATTTGTTGTCAAACCCTGATCGCCAATCCCTACTTCCGCTCCGGACATTTCTTATTGGAGTAATCACACAGTTGAATGTGCTGTTCTTGCCAGCTTAAAGGGATTTCCAGTAAATCACGGGTGCCAGTAATACCCTGACCAATAAACAACACTAGAGCAACACAATTCAGGACTACATGCACTGTGCGCCAACGATTCCTTCGGTCTTGATAAATGTCTTGAATAATCGCCAGAGAAAAAATCATTAATAACGTTACTGTGACTCCCAAGTAGAAATGGGAGAGAAACCTTTCTTCATCCCGACGATAAATTCCGTCCTGAAAACTAAGAACCACCAGTGCGGCTCCAGTAAGGGTGGCAAAAATCCCACGCCAGAGTGGTGCCTGCGCCCGGTATAAGCAGATCAGGGAGCCGATGGTCACAACGTACATCAGCAGGATTAACCCAAATTTAGTTGGTTCACTGCTCCACAACTGATCCCCAATAATTTTGCTGAACATGGGGCGCGTGATTCCCAACAGTTCCACAATGATCACGGAGGCTGCCAGTACTCGGCCCAGATTGAGATGTTCTTGCCCCACTAGGGGTGAAATTTTGCTCTTACTGGTTGTGCCTGCTTGTAAGCGTCGCTGGCGAGTTTGCCAGGCCATAAACACCGTGATGCCAAGGATCGGAAATACCACCGTTACTGCAAGCACAGGATGGATCAGCCGCAGAACATCTTCAAAACCCAGATACATAAAGCCTCGTTGATAGTTCAGTAAGGGTGTTTGAGTCAGGACAGCCTGGGAAATCCACACACCTGAGTTGTAGCGTAGCAGGTGATTATGAAAACGAATATTATTTTGCCAGGATTTAATCTATGCGAGACTTAGGCGATCGCTTACTCCTCTTCCTTATCCAACTGAGGAAATAGCTCGAAGACTTTGGTGATCAGCATATAAAGTTCGTCCAAAATTTCCTCCGCTCCCACTTCATCCACCTCAGTTAACAGTTGTTCAACTCCAGTAATGAGGTGAACCAGGCGATCGGATTGTTGACGGTCAAGTGAAGCCATAATCAGCACGAGTTTTTGATGATTTCCGCAGGTTATTGTAGTGCTTTACAAGCGCTGATCGGGAAACGTGTAGGATGGACACAAGGCATCGCCATGCCCATCAACATTAATCATCAGGCTTGTTTGTATGCGTGCAATGGTGTTAAAGGCTCCCGGTCAACCGCTACAACTGACCGAATTACCTGTTCCCACTCCTGCTTCTGCTCAGGTATTGATTCAGGTGCAAACCTGTGGCATCTGTCGCACTGACTTGCATATAGTGGATGGAGAACTGACTCATCCCAAGCTGCCGCTGATTCCAGGTCATCAAATTGTCGGCACGATCGTTGGTAAGGGAGATCAGGTCGAACGATTTCAGGTCGGCGATCGTGTCGGTGTTCCCTGGCTGGGCCATACCTGTCATCACTGTCGCTATTGTTTGACAGGGCGGGAAAATTTGTGCGATTCGGCACGGTTCACGGGCTACCAGATCGATGGCGGCTATGCGGAATACACCGTTGCCGAAGAGTCCTTTTGCTTTCCCATTCCTTCCGGCTACCCTGATTTGCAAGCCGCTCCCCTCCTTTGTGCCGGATTGATTGGTTACCGCTCCCTGACCATGACGGGTGATGCCGAACGGTTAGGACTGTATGGCTTTGGGGCGGCGGCTCATATCATCATTCAAGTGGCCCGCTATCAGGGCCGCAGCGTGTTTGCCTTCACCCGTGCTGGAGATAGTCAAGGTCAGCAGTTTGCTCGTGAATTGGGAGCGGTTTGGGCGGGTAGTTCCGCTGAACTCCCACCGGAACCTCTGGATGCTGCGATTATTTTTGCTCCCGTTGGCGCTCTCGTCCCAGCAGCTCTCAAGGCCGTGGCTAAAGGAGGCGTGGTGGTCTGTGCCGGGATACACATGAGCGATATTCCGTCTTTTTCCTATGACCTGTTGTGGGGGGAGCGATCGCTCCGTTCAGTAGCGAATCTGACCCGACGAGATGGTGAAGAATTTTTAGCCCTGGCTCCCAAAATTCCGGTTCATACTCAGGTACAAGCTTTTCCTCTAGAAGAAGCGAATACCGCCCTGAATGCTCTCCGCAGTGGTCAAATTCAAGGTGCGGCGGCTTTAGTTATGGAGCACTGATGGATAGAAGTCGGAGGTCTGATCAAGACTGCAAGAAAATCCTTCAAGTGATCCTGGAACCCCAGTTTCTTTATCGTTACACCTGACTGGTTTCTGCGCTTGTGGTTGCTCTTCGCTTCCGCCACATATTCATTCCTAGCGCCAGCATACCGGGCAGTAGGGCAGGGGTAGGAATTGCGGCAGGCGAGCTGAAAGACGCTTTAAAGGCAAGATCTTGACGCGAAGAGACATTATTTCGTGAAGGAATACTATTCCAGTTGGTAGTTGTCACCTGGGAGAAGTTTGGCCCATTGTTAAGAAAAAAGCCGTCCCCCCCTAGATAAGGATTGCTAGAGAGCAGCCCAACCGATCCGGAGCCATTGTTTGAGATATTGGAGGCGTTAATGAATACGACATATTGTTGCCCTGCCAGCAGATTAACGCCCCCGGTAACAAAGTTAAATGGACTAAAAACATTCCGCTGAAAAGTTACTTCTTGGCTGCTCTCATATAAAACAGGGCCAGTTGCTTTTCCACCATCCCAAGCCATGCTGGTTAACTGACAAATCTCCTGAACACCCGCTGCATCACCAGGAAATCAATTTCCTGGCTCATCGCCAAAGTCATCTAAAGATGACTGGACAAGAGTTTCAGTCCATTTGCATGGACTTGCGCTGTTAGCCCAAAATTTATTTTAGGGCGGGTTGACAACAGAGACATGAGCCTTTCAGAACTTTTGTCAGTCAGTCAGGTAGCTAAGAGTTTTTTTCTGGAAATTGAGCATTGCTTAACTGTTGGCAGCCCACAGAATAGCAACATCATACTGGTGAAAAATTGCATCGGCTGTGACCAGGGTTAATTTTTCCAACTGGGCCTGGGAGATCAATATGCGATCGAAGGGATCGCGATGATGCAGAGGCAATGAGGCTATTTGTATCGCGTGGGATGCTTTAATCTCCAAAGGTCTTGTCCCTAATTGAGCCATTCGCCTGGGAACGTAGCTATCGATGGGATCGGGTAGCGGCAACTTCCCAATTGAAACTTTGATTCCCATTTCCCAAATGCTGGCGACTGAAAGCCATAGCTCATTGGTTTCGTCGGCTATGTGAGAAATTGCCTCCTCATTCAAGCAATCCGGTTGAGCAAACCACCATAACCAACATTGGGTATCCAATAACAGTTTCACGATTGCTGTCCCTCAAATGCGGCCAGAATGTCTTCTGGCAAGGGATCATTAAAGTTGTCCGGCACCGTGAAGCGATCTCGATCACAGCCCAAACTATCCCGTCGATGAGTAGTCGGACGGAAGGGAACCAACTTGGCGACTGGAATACCCCGATTAGAAATAATAATCTCCTCACCCATCTCCACACGGGACAGAAGCCGGGACAGATTGCTTTTAGCTTGATGAATATTGACGGTTTCCATCGTTTCTAAACTAAGTTTATAAACTAAGTCTAGTTTAAAGCTGGTTTTGAGAGCGGTTTTGTAACCAAAATGGGCTTCGATCGTTATTGTTCATTACGCTCTATGGCGATCGTTACGCTCTGTTGCGGAAATATTACACTCTGTTTCAATTGGCTGGATCTGGCTCCGAGAGCGGCAGTTCTGTAAAACGTCCGTGATAGGATGCATTCTCGTAGCTTCTAGAGACTTTAGGAGAAACGCCTTGGCACTACGGGTTGCTGTTGTGGGTGGAGGCCCCGCTGGTTCTTCCGCCGCCGAAGTTTTGGCAAAAGCTGGTATTGAAACCTATTTAATCGAACGTAAGTTAGACAACGTGAAACCCTGCGGTGGTGCCATTCCGCTGTGCATGGTGAGCGAGTTTGAACTGCCCCCAGAAATCATCGATCGCCGGGTTCGCAAGATGAAGATGATTTCGCCGTCCAATATTGAAGTCAATATTGGCAGCACGTTAAAGGATGACGAATATATCGGGATGTGTCGCCGGGAAATCCTGGATGGCTTCCTGCGGACTCGTGCCGAAAAGTGCGGCACTAAAGTCATCAACGGCACCCTCCATAAGCTAGAAATTCCTGGTAACGACACGGATCCTTACATCCTGCACTATGCGGATCACTCCAACGGCACTTTGGAAGGGGAAAACAAAACCCTGAAAGTGGATCTGGTGATCGGTGCGGATGGCGCTAACTCGCGTGTCGCGAAAGCGATCGATGCGGGCGATTACAACTACGCGATCGCATTCCAGGAGCGGATTCGCATTCCCGATGACAAGATGGCCTACTACGAAGACCTGGCCGAAATGTATGTGGGAGATGATGTCTCGCCTGACTTCTACGCCTGGGTCTTCCCCAAATACGATCACGTTGCGGTCGGTACGGGCACCATGAAGCCCAACCAGGCTCGGATTAAGGAACTGCAACGGGGAATCCGGGAACGTGCAGCCGCCAAATTGCGGGGCGGGAAGATTATCCGCGTGGAAGCCCATCCCATTCCTGAACACCCCAGACCTCGTCGGGTTGTAGGCCGGGTCGCTCTGGTCGGTGATGCGGCTGGAACCGTGACCAAGTCGTCTGGAGAGGGGATCTACTTTGCAGCTAAATCGGGGCGGATGTGTGCTGAGGCGATCGTTGAATTCTCCAATAAAGGAGAACGGATTCCCACGGAACAAGACCTGAAGGTTTACATCAAGCGGTGGGATAAGCAGTACGGCATGACCTACCTGGTACTGGATCTGCTGCAGCGGGTCTTCTATCGCTCCGATGCAACCCGTGAGGCCTTCGTCGAAATGTGTTCGGACATTGATGTACAAAAGCTGACTTTCGATAGCTATTTGTATAAGACGGTGGTACCCGCCAATCCCCTGGTGCAACTGAAGATCACCGCCAAAACCATCGGTAGCCTACTTCGCGGCAACGCCTTGGCTCCTTAAAGGTATTTAGGTTTAGAGATTTACCGATCTCTAAACCTAAATACCTCAACTTTCACTCCTCACCTGAGTCATTCCTACTCACCAGCACCGGAAATTTTTCCAGTGCTGGTTTTTTCTTGATGCCTATCAAAATCACGTTGATGAGTGATCATGATCATCTGGACTCATTTGGAATGGTGGCCACTCCCTTTGATGATCTCTTTACGAGGGAAGTTTTTAAAGGATTGATAAAGTCCTGCGATGCTGTCCCTCGGTTTAAGCTCCAGTATTCATCAAAGGTGCCCCCTTATGACAGCCCCCTATGGCAGCCTATCTCCTATTAGATCTGGGAACGTCTTTACCTCACGCACGATCGCGCCCACTGCCCAACCCACTGCTCAACCCTGGTCTCCCTCTGCTAAAGCCACTACCCAAATGCAACGCTATAACGAATTGATTGAACGGTTAGTGTGCTACCTGATGCAGGAAGGCTACAACTTCATGGAAGCGAAGGATGAAGTCTTGACTATAGGCCGCTTGGATCCCCACACTACCGTCCGCGATTTTGATCAACTTGATCCCATGACCGATCGCGAAGCCCTACTGGGATTCAAAGCCTACAATGCGATCGTTCGTCTGCAACGGCGGTACGCGGAGTTGATCAATAAATATGTTCAGGGATAGGGGATTGGGATTAGGAATTGGGGATTGGGGTTGAGAGGTATTACTTGCTACCATCCACTCCTCTACTCCTCCACCCCCTCACTCCCCCATCTTCCTCACCTTCTCCCTCAAAACTCTGGCTCGTCCTTCAGAGTTTCAATTAGCAGATCCATTTGTCGTTGTCGCTCGGCCAGGAAGGTTTCGCATTCTTGCAGGCTCTCGACTGCGGCGGCAAACTCATCAAATACTTCAGCCAGTTCCAGTTCTCCAGATTCAATCCGGGAGATGGTGGCTTCTATCCTTTGCACCGTTTGCTCATAGTTCCAGTCCTCCCGCTGTACACCAGCAGTGGGAGAAGTCAGGGAACCGTCTGTTGAGTTGGGTGGGTTGCCTCTGTTGTCCACAGAGTCATGCAGATCGTTCACAGGTTGATTTGGGCAAGGGTTATATCGCCAGTATATTTTTACCCAGCATTCTTACTCAAAGATCTCATGATCTATTTAGAAGCTTGAGGCTGTTCCGCCAGAATTTCTGTAACTGTAACCTTCACTTGACCCTGGCCTAGTTGCACCTGGAGTTCTTCACCCAGAGATAAAGTTTCTGTAGAGCGGGCGATCGTCCCATTGCGCTGCCGCACCACCGCGTATCCCCGTTTCAACACCGATTCAGGATCCAGCGTGGCCAATTTTTGCCGCAACAGTTGACAATGTTGTTTTGCCTCCTGCAGTTGCTGGGTACTGCGTTGAATCAATCGTTGCTGCATCCAGCCCAGGAGTTGTGTTTCGTGATGCAGTTTGCGATCGATCTGCAACTGCAGGAGGCGGATTCGCAACCGTTGCAGCCGATCGTGGGTCACTTCCAGGCGATATTGCATAGCATCGTTGAGAGTCAGCATTCGCTCGCGATGTTCGGCATACAGGTCAGCGAGTTGAGGAACGGCTTGTTCAGCGGCAGCGGTGGGGGTATGGGCACAAAAATCGGCAGCCAGATCAGCCAGCGACTCATCTCGTTGGTGGCCAATTCCCGCTATAACGGGGATAGGAGATTCAGCAATTGCCCGTACTACTCGTTCGTCATTAAAGCAAGCCATATCTTCGATCGCGCCGCCGCCGCGTGATAGAATTAGTACATCTGCTCTGCCATCCCGGATGACTCGTGCGATCGCTCGGACGATGGCATCGGGAGCCTGATCACCCTGAACCAGTGCCGGAGAAAAGAGCACATGCAAACCGGGATAGCGTCGTCGTAGCGTCCGTTGAATGTCTCCCCAGGCAGCGGCTTGCGGGGAGGTAACCACTGCCACAACCCGTGGATGGGTGGGTAACGGACGTTTTCGTTGGGGATCAAACAAGCCCTCAGCTTCTAACCGATGGCGCAGTTGACGGTATCGCAGTGCTCGTAAGCCCTCCCCTCCCGGTAACACCTGCCAGACAATCAACTGGTACTGTCCCCGTTGAGGATGCACATGGATCCGACCCAGGATAATCAGTTGCTCTCCCTGCGTTGGCAGAGTGGCGAGGCGATCGATCTGATGATTCCAGACCACGCAGTTAATTGCGGCCTTTTCGTCTGGATCCTGCAGGGTAAAAAATAGTCCGCTACGATACCGCGTGGCACTGGACACTTCCCCCGTCACCCAGATCTGCCGCAGTTGGTCATCCTGTTCCAACAATGCCTGGATGTAAGCTGTTAAACCTGCTACAGACAGGGCTGTATCTGGAACCAGGAGGTTATGAAAGTAAGATGTCATACTTGATTAGCAGCAGCAACTGTTTATAGATTAACCAGACTTCTCCAAACCAGATGGAACCGACTAGAATTCCTCTAAACCAAGGCCAGCTAGAGAACTGAAGTCTTCCGATAGGCAAAACTACGGTTCTGGACTTGCAAAAGGTTTAAATCCCCTAACCACCCGGTTTTCCCACCTCTATTCATACTCTTGCGTTGAGGCGCTCATGGCTACTAAAACTGATAACTCCTCCGATAAGCAAAAGGCTCTGAACCTGGTTGTGACGCAGATTGAGCGCAACTTTGGCAAAGGCAGCATTATGCGCCTGGGGGATGCCACCCGCATGAAAGTTGAAACCATTCCGACTGGCGCATTGACTCTAGATCTGGCGCTGGGCGGGGGGTTACCCAAAGGACGGGTGATTGAAATTTATGGTCCGGAAAGTTCGGGTAAAACGACTCTGGCTCTCCATGCGTTAGCAGAAGTACAGCGAAATGGTGGGATTGCCGCCTTTGTGGATGCGGAACACGCGCTGGATCCTACCTATGCTGCAGCCCTGGGGGTTGATATTGATAACCTGCTGGTGTCTCAGCCCGATACGGGAGAAGCTGCCCTGGAAATTGTGGATCAGCTGGTGCGATCGTCGGCGATCGACATCATCGTGGTGGACTCTGTAGCTGCTCTGGTGCCCCGTGCGGAAATTGAAGGCGAAATGGGGGATGCTCACGTGGGCTTACAGGCTCGTTTGATGAGTCAGGCACTGCGAAAAATTACTGGCAACATGGGCAAGTCAGGCTGTACGGTGATTTTCCTCAACCAACTGCGGCAGAAGATCGGCGTGACTTATGGTAATCCTGAAACCACGACCGGGGGTCAGGCGCTCAAGTTCTATGCCTCCGTGCGACTCGATATTCGCCGGATTCAAACCCTGAAGAAAGGCACAGAAGAATATGGCAACCGGGCCAAGGTGAAAGTCGCCAAGAATAAAGTTGCTCCCCCATTCCGGGTAGCTGAGTTCGACATTATTTTTGGCAAGGGCATCTCCAGTCTGGGCTGCCTGATTGACCTGGCAGAAGAAACAGGGGTGGTGGTTCGCAAGGGAGCCTGGTACAGCTACAACGGCGACAATATCGCTCAGGGACGGGACAATGCCATTAAATATATGGAGGAAAAACCCGATTTTGCTAAGAAGGTAGACCAGGAAGTTCGCCAAAAACTGGAAATGGGCGCGGTTGTTTCAGCGAATTCAGTGGGTCATCCTGACGAGGATGAGGAGGATGAAGATTACGAAGAAGAGTAAAAGAATCCGTTAGTCCTGAAAGGATGGAGAGAGGGGAGGATGAGAGGGTGAGAAGAACTCGTCCTCTCGTCATTTTCTCATCCCATCATCACTCCCACCACTTTTGCTTTGGTCGGGTGAACTCTGTTACCGGACAAACTTCAAGATGACTTCCGCAGTGGTTTGAGGTTGTTCCAAATGGGGAACATGGCCACACTGACCGATCCAGACCAGATGGCTGCCTGCGATCGCCTGCTGAAATTTCTCGGCATCGGCGGTGCCCAAGATCTGGTCAGCATCTCCCCACAGGATCAGAGTGGGGTGCTTGATCTGAGAAATTTTGTTGGCCAGAAAGTTATAGCCACCGCTCTTCGTGAAGGCCACCAATGTCTGATTCCAGTTGGGATGTTGCAGGTGCAAGGCCCCACATAGTTGAGCATCGGGAGTGACAAAGCTGGGGTCATGATAAGCCTGCAGACTAACCTTGTGGCGCACTCCGGGACGACGCAGAAATTCCGTTGCTAAATATCCCAGAGGCGGAATCATCAATTTACCGATGTCCGGGCCTTTGGCAAAACCAGCACTGTCAATCAGCACCAGTTGTTGGACAGCCTGAGGATAGGTGAGGGC from Leptodesmis sichuanensis A121 includes:
- the larB gene encoding nickel pincer cofactor biosynthesis protein LarB, with amino-acid sequence MSQPEALRHLLNAVAKGKLSPDVALDKLKYLTYEPVDDFARIDHHRTLRTGFPEVIWGPGKTPEQIARIMEVMRRNTPVVMATRIEPQVYEQLRDMVPGLHYYELARICAVQGRNETPYPYPTGVTNPGLIGVLSAGTADLPVAEEAAVTAELCGFQVKRLWDVGVAGIHRLLSHREAIAEADVLIVAAGMEGALPSVVAGLANCPVIAVPTSIGYGASFNGLAALLSMLNSCAAGVGVVNIDNGFGAAILAGQILRTARRLRE
- a CDS encoding DUF6391 domain-containing protein, which codes for MTYSASSQPNQGFWETEILDMLFPRSPAPSFSSQDGELVRQFGFVPGLKEILMVRQVHALEHATVWVLSNLTRSPRNSPMSWFGATTSTPADDELLGGMSTERGFYLYGEVDPEDLSRAVQTALRRLTSGEWELAVHPRCGTNLSVGMVLTTSLTLGAAFLLPRGPIEQILGIGAAALTAAYLTPELGLWAQRYITTAIPFNLAIANISSMRDPQDRPAHFVEVRWVE
- a CDS encoding DUF4079 domain-containing protein, whose amino-acid sequence is MWISQAVLTQTPLLNYQRGFMYLGFEDVLRLIHPVLAVTVVFPILGITVFMAWQTRQRRLQAGTTSKSKISPLVGQEHLNLGRVLAASVIIVELLGITRPMFSKIIGDQLWSSEPTKFGLILLMYVVTIGSLICLYRAQAPLWRGIFATLTGAALVVLSFQDGIYRRDEERFLSHFYLGVTVTLLMIFSLAIIQDIYQDRRNRWRTVHVVLNCVALVLFIGQGITGTRDLLEIPLSWQEQHIQLCDYSNKKCPERK
- a CDS encoding zinc-dependent alcohol dehydrogenase family protein — encoded protein: MRAMVLKAPGQPLQLTELPVPTPASAQVLIQVQTCGICRTDLHIVDGELTHPKLPLIPGHQIVGTIVGKGDQVERFQVGDRVGVPWLGHTCHHCRYCLTGRENLCDSARFTGYQIDGGYAEYTVAEESFCFPIPSGYPDLQAAPLLCAGLIGYRSLTMTGDAERLGLYGFGAAAHIIIQVARYQGRSVFAFTRAGDSQGQQFARELGAVWAGSSAELPPEPLDAAIIFAPVGALVPAALKAVAKGGVVVCAGIHMSDIPSFSYDLLWGERSLRSVANLTRRDGEEFLALAPKIPVHTQVQAFPLEEANTALNALRSGQIQGAAALVMEH
- a CDS encoding PTPA-CTERM sorting domain-containing protein; translated protein: MAWDGGKATGPVLYESSQEVTFQRNVFSPFNFVTGGVNLLAGQQYVVFINASNISNNGSGSVGLLSSNPYLGGDGFFLNNGPNFSQVTTTNWNSIPSRNNVSSRQDLAFKASFSSPAAIPTPALLPGMLALGMNMWRKRRATTSAETSQV
- a CDS encoding type II toxin-antitoxin system VapC family toxin encodes the protein MKLLLDTQCWLWWFAQPDCLNEEAISHIADETNELWLSVASIWEMGIKVSIGKLPLPDPIDSYVPRRMAQLGTRPLEIKASHAIQIASLPLHHRDPFDRILISQAQLEKLTLVTADAIFHQYDVAILWAANS
- a CDS encoding type II toxin-antitoxin system Phd/YefM family antitoxin yields the protein METVNIHQAKSNLSRLLSRVEMGEEIIISNRGIPVAKLVPFRPTTHRRDSLGCDRDRFTVPDNFNDPLPEDILAAFEGQQS
- the chlP gene encoding geranylgeranyl reductase, producing the protein MALRVAVVGGGPAGSSAAEVLAKAGIETYLIERKLDNVKPCGGAIPLCMVSEFELPPEIIDRRVRKMKMISPSNIEVNIGSTLKDDEYIGMCRREILDGFLRTRAEKCGTKVINGTLHKLEIPGNDTDPYILHYADHSNGTLEGENKTLKVDLVIGADGANSRVAKAIDAGDYNYAIAFQERIRIPDDKMAYYEDLAEMYVGDDVSPDFYAWVFPKYDHVAVGTGTMKPNQARIKELQRGIRERAAAKLRGGKIIRVEAHPIPEHPRPRRVVGRVALVGDAAGTVTKSSGEGIYFAAKSGRMCAEAIVEFSNKGERIPTEQDLKVYIKRWDKQYGMTYLVLDLLQRVFYRSDATREAFVEMCSDIDVQKLTFDSYLYKTVVPANPLVQLKITAKTIGSLLRGNALAP
- the xseB gene encoding exodeoxyribonuclease VII small subunit: MNDLHDSVDNRGNPPNSTDGSLTSPTAGVQREDWNYEQTVQRIEATISRIESGELELAEVFDEFAAAVESLQECETFLAERQRQMDLLIETLKDEPEF
- the xseA gene encoding exodeoxyribonuclease VII large subunit is translated as MTSYFHNLLVPDTALSVAGLTAYIQALLEQDDQLRQIWVTGEVSSATRYRSGLFFTLQDPDEKAAINCVVWNHQIDRLATLPTQGEQLIILGRIHVHPQRGQYQLIVWQVLPGGEGLRALRYRQLRHRLEAEGLFDPQRKRPLPTHPRVVAVVTSPQAAAWGDIQRTLRRRYPGLHVLFSPALVQGDQAPDAIVRAIARVIRDGRADVLILSRGGGAIEDMACFNDERVVRAIAESPIPVIAGIGHQRDESLADLAADFCAHTPTAAAEQAVPQLADLYAEHRERMLTLNDAMQYRLEVTHDRLQRLRIRLLQLQIDRKLHHETQLLGWMQQRLIQRSTQQLQEAKQHCQLLRQKLATLDPESVLKRGYAVVRQRNGTIARSTETLSLGEELQVQLGQGQVKVTVTEILAEQPQASK
- the recA gene encoding recombinase RecA, whose amino-acid sequence is MATKTDNSSDKQKALNLVVTQIERNFGKGSIMRLGDATRMKVETIPTGALTLDLALGGGLPKGRVIEIYGPESSGKTTLALHALAEVQRNGGIAAFVDAEHALDPTYAAALGVDIDNLLVSQPDTGEAALEIVDQLVRSSAIDIIVVDSVAALVPRAEIEGEMGDAHVGLQARLMSQALRKITGNMGKSGCTVIFLNQLRQKIGVTYGNPETTTGGQALKFYASVRLDIRRIQTLKKGTEEYGNRAKVKVAKNKVAPPFRVAEFDIIFGKGISSLGCLIDLAEETGVVVRKGAWYSYNGDNIAQGRDNAIKYMEEKPDFAKKVDQEVRQKLEMGAVVSANSVGHPDEDEEDEDYEEE
- a CDS encoding alpha/beta fold hydrolase, with protein sequence MDFRFSITKFTIAISLTSEFVFPDFLPADTALLSEAASIALAQNIQRQPIQTSLASGAIATTYVHQGTGHPPMLLLHGFDSSVLEFRRLQPLLAKHCSTWAIDLLGFGFTDRPSKIPFTPEAIKTHLYYTWKALIGEPVILIGASMGGAVAIDFALTYPQAVQQLVLIDSAGFAKGPDIGKLMIPPLGYLATEFLRRPGVRHKVSLQAYHDPSFVTPDAQLCGALHLQHPNWNQTLVAFTKSGGYNFLANKISQIKHPTLILWGDADQILGTADAEKFQQAIAGSHLVWIGQCGHVPHLEQPQTTAEVILKFVR